Proteins co-encoded in one Xanthomonas campestris pv. badrii genomic window:
- the dapD gene encoding 2,3,4,5-tetrahydropyridine-2,6-dicarboxylate N-succinyltransferase: MATTKKTARKSGATATSAASKQAGTRSSKAAKATPAAKAKPLAAAGKRAASRPAAAKNAAVKKAAGAPRVARQPTNVVAAPAARKAAAARKLPIAEQAVQSAATPVGNDELRFGIESAFERRATLTMDEIDGSTRAIVTRVIDGLESGQFRVAEPDGQGGWTVNEWLKKAVLLYFRVNEMAVIDAQPAPFWDKVESRFAGFHEAQFRKAGVRVVPGAVARRGTYFGKDVVLMPSFTNIGAYVGEGTMVDTWATVGSCAQIGKHCHLSGGAGIGGVLEPLQASPTIIEDHCFIGARSEVVEGVVIGHHSVIGMGVFIGQSTRIYNRATGEISYGYVPPYSVVVSGQLPSKDGTHSLYCAVIVKQVDAKTRSKTSVNELLRGLAD; encoded by the coding sequence ATGGCCACCACCAAGAAGACCGCGCGCAAGTCCGGCGCGACCGCCACCAGCGCCGCATCCAAGCAAGCCGGCACGCGCAGCAGCAAGGCTGCCAAGGCAACGCCCGCCGCCAAGGCGAAGCCGCTGGCAGCTGCCGGCAAGCGCGCTGCGTCCAGGCCCGCCGCGGCAAAGAACGCTGCGGTGAAGAAGGCGGCTGGCGCGCCGCGCGTGGCCAGGCAGCCGACCAATGTGGTCGCGGCGCCGGCGGCCAGGAAGGCCGCCGCCGCCAGGAAGCTGCCGATCGCCGAACAGGCAGTGCAGAGCGCGGCAACCCCTGTGGGCAACGATGAACTCAGGTTCGGCATCGAAAGCGCCTTCGAACGTCGCGCCACCCTGACCATGGACGAGATCGACGGCTCCACCCGCGCCATCGTCACCCGCGTGATCGACGGCCTGGAAAGCGGGCAGTTCCGCGTCGCCGAGCCGGACGGGCAGGGCGGCTGGACCGTCAACGAGTGGTTGAAGAAAGCGGTGCTGCTGTATTTCCGCGTCAACGAGATGGCGGTGATCGACGCGCAGCCGGCACCGTTCTGGGACAAGGTGGAATCGCGCTTTGCCGGCTTCCACGAAGCGCAATTCCGCAAGGCCGGCGTGCGCGTGGTGCCGGGCGCGGTGGCGCGTCGCGGCACCTATTTCGGCAAGGATGTGGTGCTGATGCCGAGCTTCACCAATATCGGTGCCTATGTCGGCGAAGGCACCATGGTCGACACCTGGGCCACGGTGGGTTCGTGCGCGCAGATCGGCAAGCACTGCCACCTGTCCGGCGGTGCTGGCATCGGCGGCGTGCTCGAACCGCTGCAGGCCAGCCCCACCATCATCGAAGACCATTGCTTCATCGGTGCGCGCTCGGAAGTGGTCGAAGGCGTGGTCATCGGCCATCACAGCGTGATCGGTATGGGCGTGTTCATCGGCCAGAGCACGCGCATCTACAACCGTGCCACCGGCGAGATTTCCTACGGGTATGTGCCGCCCTACAGTGTGGTGGTGTCCGGCCAGCTGCCGTCCAAGGACGGTACGCACTCGCTGTATTGCGCGGTGATCGTCAAGCAGGTGGACGCCAAGACGCGCAGCAAGACCAGCGTGAATGAATTGCTGCGCGGGCTGGCGGATTGA
- the hpaM gene encoding type III secretion-associated outer membrane-bound protein HpaM — MPQLARTVSALLPLVFAAACSAAPPAPAGPPAAPVASCTAKVKPGQDLQKAIDKLPQSDKPAVLCLEKGEFPLNGLVSIHRGNLTLRGKGPSTVLRMADGVQQPALVVGDYENQQPTGVIRNVSIEDMQIVASTGDKEFMPERPYLSNSAVVVRSGQGIRLAGLQVNKCRSACLLSEYDTREITIENNDVSGAIWDGVSFNRTAKVTMVNNYIHDNVAAGLTTEHLEDSEIRNNRFERNGSQGIYLSDARRNRFSNNVFDGNKVAGVFLACAIRYRTPEILCWDNSMSQDNVFENNRFANTPFTYTIGVDRAANCTAADFKPNLWRNNQADVAGVDIEPQRYGYCVRHEQ; from the coding sequence ATGCCTCAGCTTGCCCGCACCGTTTCCGCCCTGTTGCCCCTGGTGTTCGCTGCTGCCTGTTCGGCCGCGCCACCGGCCCCAGCCGGCCCGCCTGCCGCGCCGGTGGCCAGTTGCACCGCCAAGGTGAAGCCCGGACAGGACCTGCAGAAAGCCATCGACAAACTGCCGCAGAGCGACAAACCCGCCGTGTTGTGCCTGGAAAAAGGCGAATTTCCGCTCAATGGCCTGGTCTCGATCCACCGCGGCAACCTGACCCTGCGCGGCAAGGGCCCCAGCACCGTCCTGCGCATGGCCGATGGCGTGCAGCAGCCGGCGCTGGTGGTCGGCGACTACGAAAACCAGCAACCTACCGGGGTGATCCGCAATGTCAGCATCGAAGACATGCAGATCGTCGCCAGCACCGGCGACAAGGAATTCATGCCCGAGCGCCCGTACCTGAGCAATAGCGCAGTGGTGGTGCGTTCCGGCCAGGGCATTCGGCTGGCCGGCCTGCAGGTCAACAAATGCCGCAGCGCCTGCCTGTTGAGCGAATACGACACGCGCGAGATCACCATCGAAAACAACGATGTGTCCGGCGCGATCTGGGACGGCGTGTCGTTCAACCGCACCGCCAAGGTCACGATGGTCAACAACTACATCCACGACAACGTGGCTGCCGGGCTGACCACCGAACACCTGGAAGACAGCGAGATCCGCAACAACCGCTTCGAGCGCAACGGCAGCCAGGGCATCTACCTGTCGGATGCGCGACGCAACCGCTTCAGCAACAACGTGTTCGATGGCAACAAGGTGGCCGGCGTGTTCCTGGCCTGCGCCATCCGTTACCGCACGCCGGAAATCCTGTGCTGGGACAACAGCATGAGCCAGGACAACGTGTTCGAGAACAACCGCTTCGCCAACACGCCGTTCACCTACACCATCGGCGTGGACCGTGCGGCCAACTGCACCGCCGCCGACTTCAAGCCGAACCTGTGGCGCAACAACCAGGCCGATGTGGCAGGCGTGGATATCGAACCGCAGCGCTACGGCTACTGCGTGCGCCACGAGCAATAG
- a CDS encoding arsenate reductase — MTTLYGLKNCDTCKKATKWLDRFGVAYKFVDYRDNTPSPETLLEWAGKVGGFDALINKSSTTWRQLPDNKKTPGSEAEWKLLLREYPQLIRRPVVVTDDGVVSQGFSDNGFKARFSIG, encoded by the coding sequence ATGACCACGCTCTACGGATTGAAGAACTGCGACACCTGCAAGAAAGCCACCAAGTGGCTGGACCGTTTCGGTGTCGCCTACAAGTTTGTGGATTACCGGGACAACACACCGTCGCCGGAAACACTGCTGGAGTGGGCCGGCAAGGTCGGCGGATTCGACGCCTTGATCAACAAGTCCTCCACCACCTGGCGACAGTTGCCCGACAACAAGAAGACGCCTGGTTCTGAGGCGGAGTGGAAGTTGCTGCTGCGCGAGTACCCGCAGCTGATCCGCCGCCCGGTGGTGGTGACCGACGACGGCGTCGTCAGCCAGGGCTTCTCCGACAACGGCTTCAAGGCGCGCTTTTCGATCGGCTGA
- the asnB gene encoding asparagine synthase B has protein sequence MCSIFGIFGLQPGDDLQALRRQALECSQRQRHRGPDWSGVHVDAGAILVHERLAIVDPAGGSQPLLSADGQLVLAVNGEIYNHRELKAELLQPYAFQTGSDCEVINALYREDAPASYLNRLNGIFAFALWDKAAGRVIIARDPIGVVPLYWGHDREGRLRVASELKSLVDDCADAAQFPPGHWYDSATGALSRYYERAWREYGEVQGVQVPLQELREAFERAVHRQLMTDVPYGVLLSGGLDSSLVAAVAARYARHRIEENDTTEAWWPRLHSFAIGLKGSPDLAAAEVAAAAIGTVHHGFEYTFDEGLDALPEVIRHIETYDVTTIRASTPMFLLARRIKAMGVKMVLSGEGSDEIFGGYLYFHKAPNAREFHEELVRKLDALNNYDCLRANKSMMAWGVEPRVPFLDREFLDVAMRMDASHKMIDKTSGGAIRMEKGVLREAFAGYLPDSILWRQKEQFSDGVGYGWIDGLKAHAAAHVSDRELAAADRRFPVNPPQTKEAYFYRSLFEQFFPSQAAAETVPGGKSIACSSPTAIAWDASFAAMADPSGRAIAGVHEQALAP, from the coding sequence ATGTGTTCCATCTTCGGCATTTTCGGCCTGCAACCCGGCGACGACCTGCAGGCCCTGCGCCGGCAGGCCCTGGAGTGTTCGCAACGGCAGCGTCATCGCGGCCCGGACTGGAGCGGTGTGCATGTCGATGCCGGCGCGATCCTGGTGCATGAGCGCCTGGCCATCGTCGACCCTGCCGGCGGCTCGCAGCCGTTGCTGTCCGCCGATGGGCAGCTGGTGTTGGCGGTCAACGGCGAGATCTACAACCACCGCGAACTCAAGGCCGAACTGCTGCAGCCGTATGCCTTCCAGACCGGCTCCGATTGCGAGGTGATCAATGCGCTGTACCGCGAGGACGCGCCGGCCTCGTATCTCAACCGTCTCAACGGCATTTTCGCATTCGCGCTGTGGGACAAGGCCGCCGGGCGGGTGATCATCGCGCGCGATCCGATCGGGGTGGTGCCGCTGTACTGGGGCCACGACCGCGAAGGGCGGTTGCGGGTGGCCTCCGAATTGAAGTCGCTGGTGGACGATTGCGCCGATGCCGCGCAGTTTCCGCCGGGTCACTGGTACGACAGCGCCACCGGCGCACTCAGTCGCTACTACGAGCGCGCCTGGCGCGAATACGGCGAAGTGCAAGGCGTGCAGGTGCCGCTGCAGGAACTGCGCGAGGCCTTCGAACGCGCCGTGCATCGCCAGCTGATGACCGACGTGCCGTACGGCGTGTTGTTGTCCGGCGGCCTGGATTCGTCGCTGGTTGCTGCGGTGGCGGCGCGCTACGCCCGCCATCGCATCGAGGAGAACGACACCACCGAAGCCTGGTGGCCGCGGCTGCATTCGTTCGCGATCGGTCTGAAGGGCTCGCCGGATCTTGCCGCTGCCGAAGTGGCTGCCGCGGCGATCGGCACCGTGCATCACGGCTTCGAATACACCTTCGATGAAGGGCTGGATGCATTGCCTGAAGTGATCCGCCATATCGAGACCTATGACGTCACCACCATCCGCGCCTCCACGCCGATGTTCCTGTTGGCGCGGCGGATCAAGGCAATGGGCGTCAAGATGGTGCTGTCGGGCGAGGGCAGCGACGAAATCTTCGGCGGCTATCTGTACTTCCACAAGGCGCCCAACGCGCGCGAATTCCACGAGGAACTGGTGCGCAAGCTCGACGCGCTCAACAACTACGATTGCCTGCGCGCCAACAAGTCGATGATGGCCTGGGGCGTGGAGCCGCGTGTGCCGTTTCTGGATCGCGAGTTCCTGGATGTGGCCATGCGCATGGACGCCAGCCACAAGATGATCGACAAGACCAGCGGCGGCGCGATCCGGATGGAAAAAGGCGTGCTGCGCGAGGCATTTGCCGGGTATCTGCCCGACTCGATCCTGTGGCGGCAGAAAGAGCAATTCAGCGACGGCGTGGGGTACGGCTGGATCGACGGGCTCAAGGCGCATGCGGCCGCGCATGTCAGCGACCGCGAACTGGCTGCGGCCGACCGACGCTTTCCGGTCAACCCGCCGCAGACCAAGGAGGCGTATTTCTATCGCAGCCTGTTCGAGCAGTTCTTCCCCAGCCAGGCCGCGGCCGAAACCGTGCCCGGCGGCAAGTCGATTGCGTGTTCCTCGCCGACCGCCATCGCCTGGGACGCCAGTTTTGCCGCAATGGCCGACCCATCCGGCCGTGCGATTGCCGGTGTACACGAACAGGCGCTGGCCCCGTAA
- a CDS encoding penicillin acylase family protein: MRQWLGRLSLGIVALALAAVATVYLLLRGSLPQLDGATALAGLRAPVGVQRDGNGVVTIDAQDRIDAMRALGYVHAQERYFEMDLMRRAPAGELSELFGAKALDLDKRNRVHRLRARVRASLEIAMGGQRDALQAYTDGVNAGLAALRVRPWAYLLLRQTPRAWSMEDSILTGMAMYADLQDNDNQTELAAARIRAVVPPALAALLDHQGSSWDAPLFGPPQGDASLPDAAALDLRRLPHPPTTPHAEQTTPGSNNFAVDGTLTADGRAIVADDMHLGLRAPNIWFRARLRYPDTSATDGKVDVTGFTLPGLPAMVVGSNGHVAWAFTNSYIDTADFARIPAATPAHPQALITHVETIRVAGAAPVRFEVREAAWGPIVHANADGSLLALRWAAQLPGAIGLEFAQMSSAGDLEGAFAVADRSGIPAQNLLVADRSGRIAWRLIGARPARNAGCSPTGIAELASTPLPATPQPATRAVGCTPWPVRSDDAPALVDPPSHRLWTANSRVVDAQQLATLGNAGYDLGARAQQIRDDLFAKQRFTERDLLAIQLDDRAVLLTRWWQLLRDVVTHSKDPALQQIERATRQWDGHASASSVSYRIVRDFRNKTIDAVEAGLLAPARSALGEAFLAPRRAQLEGIVWPLLQQRPAHLLPPDQASWDQLLIDAARDAHTALLAQGEPGQPLSERTWGERNTAAICHPIARALPALARRWLCMPPDRLPGDRDMPRVQGPAFGASERMVVSPGHEQDGIVHMPGGQSGHPLSPFWGAGHDDWVHGRPTPFLPTATRYTLQLQPK, translated from the coding sequence ATGCGTCAATGGCTGGGCCGGCTATCGCTGGGAATCGTGGCGCTGGCGCTGGCCGCCGTTGCGACCGTGTACCTGCTGCTGCGCGGCAGCCTGCCGCAGCTGGACGGTGCTACCGCGCTCGCCGGCCTGCGCGCACCGGTGGGCGTGCAGCGCGATGGCAACGGCGTGGTCACCATCGATGCGCAGGACCGGATCGATGCGATGCGTGCGCTCGGCTACGTGCATGCGCAGGAACGTTACTTCGAAATGGACCTGATGCGGCGTGCGCCGGCCGGCGAGCTGTCCGAGCTGTTCGGTGCCAAGGCGCTGGATCTGGACAAGCGCAATCGCGTGCATCGGCTGCGCGCACGCGTGCGCGCCAGCCTGGAGATCGCCATGGGCGGTCAGCGCGACGCGCTGCAGGCGTATACCGACGGGGTAAACGCCGGGCTGGCGGCGTTGCGGGTGCGGCCCTGGGCATACCTGCTGCTGCGCCAGACCCCGCGCGCCTGGAGCATGGAAGATTCCATCCTCACCGGCATGGCGATGTATGCCGACCTGCAGGACAACGACAACCAGACCGAACTGGCCGCCGCACGCATTCGCGCCGTGGTGCCGCCTGCGCTGGCCGCGCTGCTCGATCACCAGGGGTCGAGCTGGGATGCGCCCCTGTTCGGCCCACCCCAGGGCGATGCCAGCTTGCCGGATGCGGCAGCGCTGGACCTGCGCCGCCTGCCGCATCCGCCCACCACACCGCACGCCGAGCAAACCACCCCGGGCAGCAACAACTTCGCGGTGGATGGCACGCTCACCGCAGACGGCCGCGCCATCGTCGCCGACGACATGCACCTGGGCCTGCGCGCACCCAATATCTGGTTCCGCGCGCGGCTGCGTTATCCCGACACCAGCGCCACCGACGGCAAGGTGGATGTCACCGGTTTCACCCTGCCCGGCCTGCCGGCGATGGTGGTGGGCAGCAATGGCCATGTGGCCTGGGCCTTCACCAACAGCTATATCGACACCGCCGACTTCGCACGCATTCCTGCTGCAACGCCCGCGCATCCGCAAGCGCTGATCACCCATGTGGAAACCATCCGCGTGGCCGGCGCCGCGCCGGTACGCTTCGAGGTGCGCGAAGCGGCCTGGGGGCCGATCGTGCACGCGAACGCCGACGGCAGCCTGCTGGCGTTGCGCTGGGCCGCGCAATTGCCCGGCGCGATCGGCCTGGAGTTTGCGCAGATGAGCAGCGCCGGCGACCTGGAGGGCGCGTTCGCCGTGGCGGACCGCTCGGGCATTCCCGCACAGAACCTGCTGGTGGCCGACCGCAGCGGACGCATCGCCTGGCGCCTGATCGGCGCGCGCCCTGCGCGCAATGCCGGCTGCAGCCCGACCGGCATCGCCGAGCTGGCAAGCACCCCACTGCCGGCAACACCGCAGCCAGCCACGCGCGCGGTTGGCTGCACGCCCTGGCCGGTGCGCAGCGATGACGCGCCGGCCTTGGTCGACCCGCCCTCGCATCGTCTCTGGACCGCCAACAGCCGCGTCGTCGACGCGCAGCAGCTGGCGACCCTCGGCAATGCGGGCTACGACCTCGGCGCGCGGGCGCAGCAGATCCGCGACGACCTGTTCGCCAAGCAGCGGTTTACCGAACGCGACCTGCTGGCGATCCAGCTGGACGATCGCGCGGTGCTGCTGACGCGCTGGTGGCAGCTGTTGCGTGACGTGGTCACGCACAGCAAGGATCCGGCATTGCAGCAGATCGAGCGCGCCACGCGGCAGTGGGACGGCCATGCGTCCGCCAGCTCGGTCAGCTACCGCATCGTGCGCGACTTCCGCAACAAGACCATCGACGCGGTGGAAGCAGGCCTGCTGGCGCCAGCCAGGTCGGCGCTAGGCGAGGCATTCCTGGCGCCGCGGCGGGCACAGCTGGAAGGGATCGTCTGGCCGTTGCTGCAGCAGCGCCCGGCGCATCTGCTGCCGCCAGACCAGGCCAGCTGGGATCAGCTCCTCATCGATGCCGCGCGCGATGCGCACACTGCGCTACTCGCGCAAGGCGAGCCGGGCCAGCCGCTCAGCGAGCGCACCTGGGGCGAACGCAATACCGCCGCCATCTGTCACCCGATCGCGCGGGCATTGCCCGCGCTCGCCAGGCGCTGGCTGTGCATGCCACCCGATCGACTGCCGGGCGACCGCGACATGCCGCGCGTGCAAGGCCCGGCATTCGGCGCCTCCGAACGCATGGTGGTGTCGCCCGGCCACGAGCAGGACGGCATCGTGCACATGCCGGGCGGCCAGAGCGGACACCCGTTGTCGCCGTTCTGGGGGGCGGGACACGACGATTGGGTACATGGCCGGCCCACCCCATTCTTGCCGACCGCCACCCGCTATACGCTGCAGTTGCAGCCGAAGTAG
- the dapE gene encoding succinyl-diaminopimelate desuccinylase — protein MTSDVLQLTCDLIARVSVTPDDAGSQALLAERLAAAGFACERLRLGEVDNLWATHGSGAPVLVLLGHTDVVPPGPRDAWTSDPFAPQIRDGVLYGRGAADMKGSVAAFVVAAEQFVAEHPQHPGTLAVLLTSDEEGDAIDGVRRVAELLRTRGQRIDWCITGEPSSTQRLGDLLRVGRRGSLSGALTVRGVQGHVAYPHKARNPIHQAAPALAELVARQWDAGFESFPPTSLQLSNIHAGTGANNVIPGELQVAFNLRYTPHWDAPRLEAAIAAMLDRHGLDYTLRWHRSGEPFYTPEGRLRSVAREVLGQFAGAAPEESTGGGTSDARFIAPLGAQCIEVGPVNASIHQVDEHVRVADLQALPALYRTLVERLLIE, from the coding sequence ATGACCAGCGACGTCCTGCAATTGACCTGCGACCTGATCGCACGCGTATCGGTGACTCCCGACGATGCCGGCAGCCAGGCGCTGCTTGCCGAGCGCCTGGCTGCCGCAGGTTTCGCCTGCGAACGCCTGCGCCTGGGCGAGGTCGACAATCTTTGGGCCACGCACGGCAGCGGTGCACCGGTGCTGGTGTTGCTCGGGCATACCGACGTGGTGCCGCCAGGACCACGCGATGCGTGGACCAGCGATCCCTTCGCACCGCAGATCCGCGATGGCGTGTTGTACGGCCGCGGCGCGGCCGACATGAAAGGCAGCGTGGCCGCGTTCGTCGTCGCCGCAGAGCAGTTCGTGGCCGAGCATCCACAGCACCCCGGCACGCTGGCGGTGCTGTTGACCTCCGACGAAGAAGGCGATGCCATCGACGGCGTGCGCCGCGTGGCCGAGCTGCTGCGCACGCGCGGGCAGCGCATCGACTGGTGCATCACCGGCGAGCCCTCGTCCACCCAACGGCTGGGCGACCTGTTGCGGGTGGGCCGGCGCGGCAGCCTGTCCGGCGCGCTGACGGTGCGCGGTGTGCAAGGGCATGTGGCGTACCCGCACAAGGCGCGCAACCCCATCCACCAGGCCGCCCCGGCGCTGGCCGAACTGGTGGCGCGTCAGTGGGACGCCGGCTTCGAAAGTTTTCCGCCCACCAGCCTGCAGCTGTCCAACATCCACGCCGGCACCGGTGCCAACAACGTGATCCCCGGCGAACTGCAGGTTGCCTTCAATCTGCGCTACACCCCACATTGGGATGCGCCGCGGCTGGAAGCGGCCATCGCCGCCATGCTCGATCGGCACGGGCTGGACTACACGCTGCGCTGGCATCGCAGCGGCGAGCCGTTCTATACCCCGGAAGGCCGCCTGCGCAGCGTTGCGCGCGAGGTGTTGGGCCAGTTCGCTGGCGCAGCGCCGGAAGAGAGTACCGGCGGCGGTACCTCCGATGCGCGCTTCATCGCACCGCTGGGCGCGCAGTGCATCGAGGTCGGCCCCGTCAATGCCAGCATCCATCAGGTCGACGAGCACGTGCGCGTGGCCGATCTTCAGGCCTTGCCTGCGCTGTATCGCACGCTGGTCGAGCGGCTGCTGATCGAGTGA
- a CDS encoding TonB-dependent siderophore receptor: protein MRPTLLVTALAAALALPSPRAAAQQHAHTDVTELDGVNVIGRAQTLYKSEDAAVATRTDTPLALVPQSVQVLPRELIDDQAARQITDLYRSISGISFFSYAGVTLRGFRQENVLYDGLRGDPYAGFSVPQLFNIERVEVLKGPAGALYGGGEPGGVINYVTRKPAHQAQRRVELQLGNQSFGAASFEATGPARADGRVRYRIGAYADGENGFRWNTDSQSQIGDASVALDIGQTGELILQYTDITQNLGGNRLRGVPVDDEGNFLTDRRWNHNEPTDFLDMRAKVAFAQYRFSPSSAWDVDMALRWFKNDEHQIYHEPMGLIDRDRDGTAEWMTRQLRNQYRDNDAISGNLNAVFRTSTGGIEHKLLMGADYYRLDADFRAQTANTADTGRVRGPVPGIDLFNPVYGRSGFYDYGLDTLPWRATSTRSQRYGAYLQDELTLTPRWHAMAGLRWDGFKDDNLLDDSRVTGNDLSWRVGSTVVLREGINAYASYASGFVPQDAASQDASVGGPFDPERSTQWELGLKTALNDGGLTLNTALYRIERSNIVQANGQIVDGVNQLSALGLVRSEGLEVDLLADLTERWVLNLTYAYNDARVLDAGTNGITNASGDRFANAPRNTFGLWTRYDLPAWRSAIAFGADYVGERVSLEGQRVKPYAIYDISWQTQWDAWKLQVNVKNLFDKVYAVSGFNARGGHFPGEPRRIYAQLAYSF, encoded by the coding sequence ATGCGCCCCACGCTCCTTGTCACCGCACTCGCCGCCGCCTTGGCATTGCCCTCGCCGCGCGCCGCCGCCCAGCAACACGCCCACACCGATGTTACCGAGCTCGATGGTGTCAACGTCATCGGCCGTGCGCAGACCCTGTACAAATCCGAGGACGCGGCGGTGGCCACGCGCACCGACACGCCGTTGGCACTGGTGCCGCAGTCGGTGCAGGTGTTGCCGCGCGAGCTGATCGACGATCAGGCTGCGCGGCAGATCACCGACCTATACCGCAGCATCAGCGGCATCAGCTTCTTCAGCTATGCCGGCGTCACCCTGCGCGGGTTTCGCCAGGAAAACGTGCTGTACGACGGGCTGCGTGGCGATCCGTATGCCGGTTTCTCGGTGCCGCAGCTGTTCAATATCGAACGGGTGGAAGTGCTCAAGGGCCCCGCCGGCGCCCTGTATGGCGGCGGCGAACCGGGCGGCGTCATCAACTACGTCACCCGCAAGCCTGCGCATCAGGCGCAGCGGCGGGTGGAACTGCAGCTTGGCAACCAATCCTTCGGCGCGGCCTCGTTCGAAGCCACCGGCCCGGCGCGCGCCGACGGACGCGTGCGCTACCGCATCGGTGCGTATGCCGACGGCGAAAACGGATTTCGCTGGAATACCGACAGCCAGAGCCAGATCGGTGATGCGTCGGTGGCGTTGGACATCGGCCAGACCGGTGAACTGATCCTGCAATACACCGACATCACCCAGAACCTGGGCGGCAACCGCCTGCGCGGCGTGCCGGTGGACGACGAGGGCAACTTCCTCACCGACCGGCGCTGGAACCACAACGAGCCCACCGACTTCCTGGACATGCGCGCCAAGGTGGCGTTCGCGCAATACCGCTTTTCGCCGTCCAGCGCGTGGGATGTGGACATGGCACTGCGCTGGTTCAAGAACGATGAGCATCAGATCTATCACGAGCCGATGGGCCTGATCGATCGCGATCGCGATGGCACCGCCGAATGGATGACGCGCCAGTTGCGCAACCAGTACCGCGACAACGATGCGATCTCCGGCAACCTCAACGCGGTGTTTCGCACCAGCACCGGCGGCATCGAGCACAAATTGCTGATGGGCGCCGACTACTACCGGCTGGATGCCGACTTCCGCGCGCAGACCGCCAACACCGCAGATACCGGACGCGTGCGTGGGCCGGTGCCGGGCATCGACCTGTTCAACCCGGTGTACGGCCGCAGCGGTTTCTACGACTACGGCCTGGACACGCTGCCCTGGCGCGCCACCAGCACCCGCAGCCAGCGCTACGGCGCCTATCTGCAGGACGAACTCACCCTCACCCCGCGCTGGCATGCGATGGCCGGGCTGCGCTGGGACGGCTTCAAGGACGACAACCTGCTGGATGATTCGCGCGTCACCGGCAACGATCTCAGCTGGCGCGTCGGCAGCACGGTGGTACTGCGCGAGGGAATCAATGCCTATGCCAGTTACGCCAGCGGTTTCGTGCCGCAGGACGCGGCCAGCCAGGACGCCAGCGTGGGCGGGCCCTTCGACCCGGAACGCAGCACGCAGTGGGAGTTGGGCCTGAAGACCGCGCTCAACGATGGCGGGCTCACCTTGAACACCGCGCTGTACCGCATCGAGCGCAGCAATATCGTGCAGGCGAACGGGCAGATCGTGGACGGCGTCAATCAGCTGTCCGCACTGGGGCTGGTGCGCAGCGAAGGGCTGGAGGTCGACCTGCTGGCCGACCTCACCGAGCGCTGGGTGCTCAACCTCACCTACGCCTACAACGACGCACGCGTGCTCGATGCCGGCACCAATGGCATCACCAATGCCTCCGGCGACCGGTTCGCCAATGCGCCGCGCAATACCTTCGGGCTGTGGACGCGTTACGACCTGCCGGCCTGGCGCTCAGCCATCGCGTTCGGCGCCGATTACGTGGGCGAACGCGTCAGCCTGGAGGGTCAGCGGGTCAAGCCGTATGCGATCTACGACATCAGCTGGCAGACCCAGTGGGATGCGTGGAAGCTGCAGGTCAACGTCAAGAACCTGTTCGACAAGGTCTATGCAGTCAGCGGCTTCAATGCACGTGGCGGGCACTTTCCAGGCGAGCCGCGCCGCATCTACGCGCAGCTGGCGTACAGCTTCTAA
- the bfr gene encoding bacterioferritin: protein MKGHPEVVDYLKQLLRGELAARDQYFLHSRRYEDQGLMALYERINHEMQEETEHADALLRRILFLEGDPDMRPAEFTPGKTVVEMLERDLVVEYEVRAALAAGMKLCEEHGDYVSRDVLLKQLQDTEEDHAWWLEQQLGLIKRIGLELYQTSKIDKGHVAG from the coding sequence ATGAAAGGCCATCCCGAAGTCGTCGATTACCTCAAGCAGCTGCTGCGCGGCGAGCTGGCGGCACGCGACCAGTATTTCCTGCACTCGCGCCGCTACGAGGACCAGGGCCTGATGGCGCTGTACGAGCGCATCAACCATGAGATGCAGGAAGAGACCGAGCACGCCGACGCGCTGCTGCGGCGAATTCTTTTCCTTGAAGGCGACCCGGACATGCGTCCGGCCGAGTTCACCCCGGGCAAGACCGTGGTGGAGATGCTCGAGCGCGATCTTGTCGTGGAATACGAAGTGCGTGCCGCGCTCGCCGCCGGCATGAAGCTGTGCGAGGAGCATGGCGACTACGTCAGCCGCGATGTGCTGCTCAAGCAGTTGCAGGACACCGAGGAAGACCACGCTTGGTGGCTGGAGCAGCAGCTGGGCCTGATCAAGCGGATCGGCCTGGAGCTGTACCAGACCTCGAAGATCGACAAGGGCCACGTCGCCGGTTAA